Proteins from a single region of Bos indicus x Bos taurus breed Angus x Brahman F1 hybrid chromosome 29, Bos_hybrid_MaternalHap_v2.0, whole genome shotgun sequence:
- the TKFC gene encoding triokinase/FMN cyclase isoform X1, producing MTSKKLVNSVAGCADDALAGLVACNPSLQLLQGHRVALRSDLDSLKGRVALLSGGGSGHEPAHAGFIGKGMLTGVIAGAVFTSPAVGSILAAIRAMAQAGTVGTLLIVKNYTGDRLNFGLAREQARAEGIPVEMVVVGDDSAFTVLKKAGRRGLCGTVLIHKVAGALAEAGVGLEEITDRVSVVAKAMGTLGVSLSSCSVPGSKPTFELSADEVELGLGIHGEAGVRRIKMATADEIVALMLDHMTSSSNASHVPVPPGSSVVLMVNNLGGLSFLELGIIADAAVCSLEGRGVKIARALVGTFMSALEMPGVSLTLLLVDEPLLKLIDAETTASAWPNVAKVWVTGRKRSRAAPTEPLAAPDSTTAAGEASKQMVLVLEWVCTTLLGLEEHLNALDRAAGDGDCGTTHSRAARAIQGWLKEGPPPASPAQLLSKLSFLLLEKMGGSSGALYGLFLTAAAQPLKAKTDLPAWSAAMDAGLEAMQKYGKAAPGDRTMLDSLWAAGQELQAWKSPGANMLQILTKAVKSAEAAAEATKNMEAGAGRASYISSARLDQPDPGAVAAAAILRAILEVLQSQGA from the exons ACCTCCAAGAAGCTAGTGAACTCAGTGGCAGGCTGTGCCGACGACGCTCTTGCCGGCCTGGTGGCCTGCAACCCCAGCCTACAGCTCCTGCAGGGCCACCGCGTGGCCCTCCGTTCTGACCTGGACAGTCTCAAGGGCCGGGTGGCCCTACTGTCGGGTGGGGGCTCCGGCCATGAGCCTGCCCATGCTG GTTTCATAGGGAAGGGGATGCTGACAGGGGTCATCGCGGGAGCCGTGTTCACCTCCCCGGCAGTGGGCAGCATCCTGGCAGCTATCAGGGCCATGGCCCAGGCAGGCACAG TGGGGACCCTCCTCATCGTGAAGAACTACACTGGGGACCGACTCAACTTCGGCCTGGCCCGGGAGCAGGCCCGGGCGGAGGGCATCCCTGTGGAGATGGTGGTTGTCGGGGACGACAGTGCCTTCACCGTCCTGAAGAAGGCGGGCCGGCGCGGGCTCTGTGGCACAGTGCTCATACACAAG GTGGCGGGTGCTCTGGCCGAGGCAGGTGTGGGACTCGAGGAGATCACAGATCGGGTGAGCGTCGTCGCCAAGGCCATGG GAACCCTGGGAGTGAGCTTGTCCTCTTGCAGCGTCCCTGGTTCTAAACCCACTTTTGAGCTCTCAGCTGATGAGGTGGAGCTGGGGCTGG GGATCCATGGGGAGGCTGGCGTGCGCCGGATAAAG ATGGCGACTGCCGACGAGATTGTGGCGCTCATGCTGGACCACATGACGAGCTCCTCCAACGCATCCCACGTGCCTGTGCCACCCG GCTCCTCAGTAGTGCTGATGGTCAACAACCTGGGTGGCCTGTCGTTCCTGGAACTGGGCATCATAGCCGACGCCGCCGTCTGCTCTCTGG AGGGCCGCGGGGTGAAGATCGCCCGTGCCCTAGTGGGCACCTTCATGTCAGCCCTGGAGATGCCTGGCGTTTCTCTCACCCTCCTGCTGGTGGATGAGCCCCTCCTGAAACTGATAG ATGCTGAAACCACTGCCTCGGCCTGGCCTAACGTGGCCAAGGTCTGGGTGACTGGGCGGAAGCGGAGCCGGGCCGCCCCCACGGAGCCCCTGGCGGCCCCTGACTCCACTACTGCAGCAG GTGAAGCCTCAAAGCAGATGGTACTTGTGCTGGAGTGGGTGTGCACCACCCTCCTGGGCCTGGAGGAACATCTGAACGCCCTGGACCGTGCTGCCGGTGATGGAGACTGTGGCACCACCCACAGCCGTGCAGCCAGAG CGATTCAGGGGTGGCTAAAGGAGGGCCCACCCCCAGCCAGCCCTGCCCAGCTACTCTCCAAATTGTCCTTCCTGCTACTGGAGAAGATGGGAGGCTCCTCAGGGGCA CTCTACGGCCTGTTCCTGACTGCGGCGGCCCAGCCACTCAAGGCCAAGACTGACCTCCCGGCCTGGTCTGCTGCCATGGATGCCGGCCTGGAGGCCATGCAGAA GTATGGAAAGGCTGCCCCAGGTGACAGGACTATG CTGGATTCTCTGTGGGCAGCAGGACAGGAGCTCCAAGCCTGGAAGAGCCCAGGGGCCAATATGCTCCAGATTCTGACCAAGGCTGTCAAG aGTGCAGAAGCTGCAGCCGAGGCCACCAAGAACATGGAAGCTGGAGCTGGAAGAGCCAGTTACATCAGCTCTGCGCGCCTGGATCAGCCAGACCCCGGGGCGGTGGCAGCCGCGGCCATTCTGCGTGCCATCCTGGAGGTCTTGCAGAGTCAGGGTGCGTGA
- the TKFC gene encoding triokinase/FMN cyclase isoform X2 — MLTGVIAGAVFTSPAVGSILAAIRAMAQAGTVGTLLIVKNYTGDRLNFGLAREQARAEGIPVEMVVVGDDSAFTVLKKAGRRGLCGTVLIHKVAGALAEAGVGLEEITDRVSVVAKAMGTLGVSLSSCSVPGSKPTFELSADEVELGLGIHGEAGVRRIKMATADEIVALMLDHMTSSSNASHVPVPPGSSVVLMVNNLGGLSFLELGIIADAAVCSLEGRGVKIARALVGTFMSALEMPGVSLTLLLVDEPLLKLIDAETTASAWPNVAKVWVTGRKRSRAAPTEPLAAPDSTTAAGEASKQMVLVLEWVCTTLLGLEEHLNALDRAAGDGDCGTTHSRAARAIQGWLKEGPPPASPAQLLSKLSFLLLEKMGGSSGALYGLFLTAAAQPLKAKTDLPAWSAAMDAGLEAMQKYGKAAPGDRTMLDSLWAAGQELQAWKSPGANMLQILTKAVKSAEAAAEATKNMEAGAGRASYISSARLDQPDPGAVAAAAILRAILEVLQSQGA; from the exons ATGCTGACAGGGGTCATCGCGGGAGCCGTGTTCACCTCCCCGGCAGTGGGCAGCATCCTGGCAGCTATCAGGGCCATGGCCCAGGCAGGCACAG TGGGGACCCTCCTCATCGTGAAGAACTACACTGGGGACCGACTCAACTTCGGCCTGGCCCGGGAGCAGGCCCGGGCGGAGGGCATCCCTGTGGAGATGGTGGTTGTCGGGGACGACAGTGCCTTCACCGTCCTGAAGAAGGCGGGCCGGCGCGGGCTCTGTGGCACAGTGCTCATACACAAG GTGGCGGGTGCTCTGGCCGAGGCAGGTGTGGGACTCGAGGAGATCACAGATCGGGTGAGCGTCGTCGCCAAGGCCATGG GAACCCTGGGAGTGAGCTTGTCCTCTTGCAGCGTCCCTGGTTCTAAACCCACTTTTGAGCTCTCAGCTGATGAGGTGGAGCTGGGGCTGG GGATCCATGGGGAGGCTGGCGTGCGCCGGATAAAG ATGGCGACTGCCGACGAGATTGTGGCGCTCATGCTGGACCACATGACGAGCTCCTCCAACGCATCCCACGTGCCTGTGCCACCCG GCTCCTCAGTAGTGCTGATGGTCAACAACCTGGGTGGCCTGTCGTTCCTGGAACTGGGCATCATAGCCGACGCCGCCGTCTGCTCTCTGG AGGGCCGCGGGGTGAAGATCGCCCGTGCCCTAGTGGGCACCTTCATGTCAGCCCTGGAGATGCCTGGCGTTTCTCTCACCCTCCTGCTGGTGGATGAGCCCCTCCTGAAACTGATAG ATGCTGAAACCACTGCCTCGGCCTGGCCTAACGTGGCCAAGGTCTGGGTGACTGGGCGGAAGCGGAGCCGGGCCGCCCCCACGGAGCCCCTGGCGGCCCCTGACTCCACTACTGCAGCAG GTGAAGCCTCAAAGCAGATGGTACTTGTGCTGGAGTGGGTGTGCACCACCCTCCTGGGCCTGGAGGAACATCTGAACGCCCTGGACCGTGCTGCCGGTGATGGAGACTGTGGCACCACCCACAGCCGTGCAGCCAGAG CGATTCAGGGGTGGCTAAAGGAGGGCCCACCCCCAGCCAGCCCTGCCCAGCTACTCTCCAAATTGTCCTTCCTGCTACTGGAGAAGATGGGAGGCTCCTCAGGGGCA CTCTACGGCCTGTTCCTGACTGCGGCGGCCCAGCCACTCAAGGCCAAGACTGACCTCCCGGCCTGGTCTGCTGCCATGGATGCCGGCCTGGAGGCCATGCAGAA GTATGGAAAGGCTGCCCCAGGTGACAGGACTATG CTGGATTCTCTGTGGGCAGCAGGACAGGAGCTCCAAGCCTGGAAGAGCCCAGGGGCCAATATGCTCCAGATTCTGACCAAGGCTGTCAAG aGTGCAGAAGCTGCAGCCGAGGCCACCAAGAACATGGAAGCTGGAGCTGGAAGAGCCAGTTACATCAGCTCTGCGCGCCTGGATCAGCCAGACCCCGGGGCGGTGGCAGCCGCGGCCATTCTGCGTGCCATCCTGGAGGTCTTGCAGAGTCAGGGTGCGTGA